A region from the Streptomyces lydicus genome encodes:
- a CDS encoding ABC transporter ATP-binding protein, producing the protein MTKPCPANEPPQGAKDTDAEISEAERELYGGRLRYDQVYVQHEGPLTRLSFAHMAAALPRMVGMVLRTGRQTDRRALTGVVVAQLGQGVTSAWGLVAVNGALSELFADGPTGDKLRDALPSLLVLGMTAVVAALLSAWSTAMSGRLEPQVERAVSGRYYAAVTGVEVEATERPEIQRQLEAGKFGTDSARSMLRLSVGVGNVLIAMIAAAVVLTALHWTLLPMLLAIALPKGWGAVRSARREYVSRLHWVDHRRAIASLLAYLTRPHAAGEIRVHAAGTKLLAGYEEMSRQTEAEQRRLARAQAATDLIAGAFAGVASLSCYGLLWWLLTSGGLPLAVGGTAVIAIQTSTARLTSLVQQVNRLYEELLFLTDTETAIEVAAEHAIPPAGSALPPAVDRVRVQDVSFTYPGADSPALKGASVTVRRGEVTALVGANGSGKTTLTKVLAGLLLPAEGQVWWESADGARVELREARRSDVFASVGLLAQDFPRWEMTAAANVAIGAGDRPRDMGRVREAAQDANVLALVEGLPHGWDSIVFKGYERGVQLSGGQWQKVGTARSLYRRAPFLLVDEPTSALDPHAEIAAFEGLWSLAGQGHAVVLVTHRLAATANADRIYVLEQGRVVEEGTHTELMALQDGVYRGMYIAQAAQFGLSAAAATTLPAARRPSAPVEKDLA; encoded by the coding sequence TTGACGAAACCCTGCCCGGCCAACGAGCCGCCTCAAGGAGCGAAGGACACGGATGCGGAAATCTCGGAAGCGGAACGCGAGCTGTATGGCGGCCGGCTCCGCTACGACCAGGTTTACGTACAGCACGAGGGCCCGCTGACCCGGCTGTCGTTCGCACACATGGCGGCCGCTCTGCCCCGCATGGTGGGCATGGTGCTGCGCACCGGCCGGCAAACGGACCGGCGGGCGCTGACGGGGGTGGTCGTCGCCCAGCTGGGGCAGGGGGTGACGTCCGCCTGGGGGCTGGTCGCGGTCAACGGCGCCCTCAGCGAGCTGTTCGCGGACGGCCCGACCGGGGACAAGTTGCGGGACGCCCTGCCGTCCCTGCTCGTGCTGGGTATGACCGCAGTGGTGGCGGCGCTGCTGTCGGCATGGTCCACGGCGATGTCGGGCCGGCTGGAGCCTCAGGTGGAGCGGGCGGTGTCCGGCCGGTACTACGCGGCGGTGACCGGCGTCGAGGTGGAGGCTACCGAGCGGCCGGAGATCCAACGGCAACTGGAGGCAGGGAAGTTCGGCACGGACTCGGCGCGGAGCATGCTGCGGCTGTCGGTGGGTGTGGGCAACGTGCTCATCGCCATGATCGCCGCTGCGGTCGTACTGACAGCGTTGCACTGGACGCTCTTGCCGATGCTGCTGGCCATCGCCCTGCCCAAAGGCTGGGGCGCCGTGCGCTCGGCTCGCCGCGAGTACGTCTCACGGCTGCACTGGGTCGACCACCGGCGGGCCATCGCCTCGCTGCTGGCATACCTGACGCGCCCCCATGCCGCGGGGGAGATCCGTGTGCACGCGGCCGGGACGAAACTGCTCGCCGGGTACGAGGAGATGTCCCGCCAGACGGAGGCCGAGCAGCGCAGGCTGGCCCGAGCGCAGGCGGCCACCGACCTGATCGCCGGCGCTTTCGCCGGTGTCGCCTCGCTGTCCTGCTACGGGCTGCTGTGGTGGCTCTTGACGAGCGGCGGCCTGCCGCTCGCCGTGGGCGGGACCGCCGTTATCGCCATCCAAACGTCCACTGCCCGCCTGACCTCGCTCGTCCAGCAGGTCAATCGGCTCTACGAGGAGTTGCTGTTCCTCACGGACACCGAGACCGCCATCGAGGTGGCCGCGGAGCACGCGATCCCGCCTGCGGGCAGCGCGCTGCCGCCCGCCGTGGACCGTGTGCGCGTGCAGGATGTCTCGTTCACCTATCCAGGGGCCGACAGCCCCGCGCTGAAGGGGGCGAGCGTGACGGTGCGCCGGGGCGAGGTGACGGCCCTGGTGGGTGCGAACGGCTCCGGCAAGACGACCCTGACGAAGGTACTGGCCGGCTTGCTGCTCCCCGCCGAGGGACAGGTGTGGTGGGAGAGCGCCGACGGCGCGCGGGTCGAGCTGCGCGAGGCGCGCCGCTCCGACGTCTTTGCCTCGGTGGGACTGCTCGCGCAGGACTTCCCGCGGTGGGAGATGACCGCGGCCGCGAACGTGGCGATCGGCGCCGGGGACCGCCCCCGTGACATGGGCCGGGTCCGTGAGGCGGCGCAGGACGCGAACGTGCTCGCGCTCGTCGAAGGCCTCCCGCACGGCTGGGACTCGATCGTCTTCAAAGGCTACGAGCGCGGAGTCCAGCTCTCCGGCGGGCAGTGGCAAAAGGTCGGCACCGCTCGGAGTCTGTACCGCAGGGCGCCGTTCCTGCTCGTCGACGAGCCGACCTCCGCCCTCGACCCGCACGCGGAGATCGCCGCATTCGAAGGCCTGTGGTCCCTCGCCGGGCAGGGCCACGCAGTCGTCCTTGTGACACACCGCCTCGCCGCGACCGCGAACGCCGACCGGATCTACGTCCTCGAACAGGGGCGCGTCGTCGAAGAGGGCACGCACACCGAACTCATGGCGCTGCAAGACGGCGTGTACCGCGGCATGTATATCGCTCAGGCGGCCCAGTTCGGGCTCTCTGCCGCGGCGGCCACAACGCTGCCGGCTGCCCGCCGCCCCTCGGCACCGGTCGAGAAGGACCTCGCGTGA
- a CDS encoding alcohol dehydrogenase catalytic domain-containing protein, with protein MRAVVIDSDGQFHLEQRPAPVAAPGNVVVRVRAAGLNAADLQQARGDYPAPPGWPTDVPGLEIAGEVEHVGSAVTGVSTGDRVMALVGGGGHAEQITVPADLLLPVPDALSWQEAGGFPEAFSTAWDALITQAQVCAGDRVLISGAAGGVGTAMVQVAAVSGAHTVASVRRPELHDQVRALAPDGARVDVVTPGHEAQHGPYDVIVELVGGQDCLQRVTLLRSRGKVLIVGVQAGATVPLRMFDLMLVRGQLIGTTIRGRTHAEKALLADLIRTSVVPLLAQGRLRVPVDSAFSLEQYADGYARLAGPGKFGKVILTCT; from the coding sequence ATGCGCGCTGTAGTGATCGACTCGGATGGGCAATTCCATCTGGAGCAACGGCCTGCCCCGGTGGCGGCACCGGGAAATGTGGTGGTCCGTGTCCGCGCCGCAGGTCTCAACGCCGCAGACCTGCAGCAGGCACGGGGGGACTATCCGGCGCCGCCGGGATGGCCAACCGATGTACCCGGCCTGGAGATCGCCGGTGAAGTCGAGCACGTCGGGAGCGCCGTCACCGGGGTCTCCACCGGAGACCGTGTCATGGCACTGGTCGGTGGCGGTGGTCACGCTGAGCAGATCACGGTCCCTGCCGATCTCCTGCTTCCGGTGCCGGATGCCCTGTCCTGGCAGGAGGCCGGCGGTTTCCCGGAAGCGTTCAGCACCGCCTGGGACGCTCTGATCACCCAGGCCCAGGTCTGCGCGGGCGACCGTGTGCTGATCAGCGGCGCGGCAGGCGGTGTGGGAACGGCCATGGTGCAGGTAGCCGCAGTTTCCGGAGCGCATACCGTGGCAAGCGTGCGCCGTCCCGAACTTCACGACCAGGTGAGGGCGCTCGCCCCGGACGGCGCACGCGTCGATGTCGTCACTCCCGGTCATGAAGCGCAGCACGGGCCGTACGACGTGATCGTGGAACTCGTCGGCGGACAGGACTGCTTGCAACGGGTCACCCTGCTGCGCAGCCGCGGCAAGGTCCTCATCGTCGGCGTTCAGGCCGGCGCAACGGTCCCGCTGCGGATGTTCGATCTCATGCTGGTGCGCGGCCAACTGATCGGAACGACCATCCGCGGCCGCACGCACGCGGAGAAGGCGCTGCTCGCCGACCTCATTCGCACCTCGGTCGTTCCCCTGCTCGCCCAAGGTCGCTTGCGGGTCCCCGTGGATTCGGCCTTCTCCCTCGAGCAGTACGCCGATGGTTACGCCCGGCTCGCCGGCCCAGGTAAGTTCGGCAAGGTCATCCTGACTTGCACATGA